The window CTGAGATTTTTAGTTGCTGCCTCAAAGGCATTTCTTTACCGTTTGTTGTGGGTTTTTCAACCTCATTTAGCTCTTCGTTCAAACGGCAACTGCCTTCGCAATCTAACGCTGCGTTGTCTTTATTTTCACAAAGCACCGTAGCATAATAGGTTTTATTAATTAAATAATTTCCTACTATACCCAAACGCATAGTAAACGGAAACGCAAGGGCTAAAAGCAACAATATGGCAGTAACCTGTCTCAATCTATTAAAATAGATACTGCGAAAAACGGTAAAGTTGCCTTTAAAAAGAGTTTATTTTTTGTGCAAAGAGATTTGCTCTTGCAACTCAGAAAAATTGATGCCCATGTGCGATTCTTCATACACACATTCGCCATCAACAATCAATAATAATTGGGGTGATTCATGGTTTATTTTAAACCGCTCGGCAATAGCCGCTGAGATATCTCTATAACTTAATAAGTCTAAGTAGTAATACTCTTCACCTTTCTCCGCTTCGTTACTATCCATCCGGTTTTTAGCTACAGCACTAATATTGCAACGTGTGCTGTGCTTAAAGATAACAACAGGAACCTTGTGACTTTGGGTACTGATTAACTCCAACTCATCAGGCTGGGTAATGTTTTTCCAACTAAGGGGCATTATTTTCCTACTACAGTGCTAATTTTGTACGATGGGCATTGGTCTTTATGACAAGAACTCAACACACCCAAACCCGCAATTACCAGCAAAATAACAAGTACCTTCTTCATATATTTAATGTTTAAACTCCAGTGTATCTTTAGCATCCTCAAATTCTATGCAAAATTACAAAAAAATATGTGAACTTCTAAGCAGTGAGGATTGTAAACCTTATGTAAATAAACTGATTAACAAAAACCCGGCGCAAATTGTTCTTCAATACAGCGGCAAAATACCTTGTGATGTTGCTGCACTGGCAGAGCTGATTAAGCTATACCAAAAAGCAGCCGACAAGTTACCGTTGTGGGTTGATAGCCGCTGCGCCCTTTCGCAACGCAGCTATGAACAATCCACTTCGCAATTAGTGGCTCTTTATAAATCAACGTTTATAAAGGGTAAAAAATTGCTCATTTTGGGTGGTGGGTTAGGAGTTGACGAGTGGGCCTTGTCCCAAACCTTTGCACAGTTAACTACTATTGATAATGACGAGGCATTAAACCAAATTGTTGCTTTCAACTATCCAAAACTTGCAATAAAAAACGTCAAACGCATTACCCAAACTGCCGAAGAGTATTTGTATGAAAGTGATGAACCCTTTGACTGCATTTATACTGACCCCGACCGAAGGGATGAAAAAGGGGAGCGAAAAATTACTTTGCAGCAATCAACCCCTGATATTATTGCGTTACTGCCCAAATTATGGGACCGAACACAAACAC of the Bacteroidota bacterium genome contains:
- the ytxJ gene encoding bacillithiol system redox-active protein YtxJ, with protein sequence MPLSWKNITQPDELELISTQSHKVPVVIFKHSTRCNISAVAKNRMDSNEAEKGEEYYYLDLLSYRDISAAIAERFKINHESPQLLLIVDGECVYEESHMGINFSELQEQISLHKK